The genomic interval CAATAGGAGACTAGGCGATGGTTGAGATTAACGACTTGCTTGAACTGGCTGTTGCCAGAGGTGCGTCAGACCTTCACATAAAGATAGGGGCACAGCCCGTTATCAGGGTAGATGGCCACCTTGCTACCATGATCGATCAGAAACGGCTGACGCCCGATGACACTTTGCACCTTGCGTTTAGCATGATGACGCCTGGCCAGCGGGAGAAATTCCGCAAGCACAAGCAGATCGACCTTGCGCACGCTGTGCCCGGCCTCGGACGTTTCCGTGTGAGCGCGTTTCAGCAAAGAGGCACAGTGAGTGTTGTTCTGAGGGTTGTGCCGACTAAGATACTGGGGTTCAAGGACCTATACTTACCGCCCGTGATGGAGAAGCTCTCGATGGAGAACAGGGGCCTGGTCATCCTGACAGGCACAACCGGTAGCGGGAAGTCGACGACACTTGCGGCAATGATAGACTACATGAACGTGCATCGTGTCGAGCACATAGTGACTATCGAGGACCCAATTGAGTTCCTCCACAGGGACAAGCGCTGCATCATCAATCAGCGAGAGGTCGGGTCCGACACAGAATCGTTCGCAGGCGCCCTGAAAGTAACGCTAAGACAGGACCCAGACGTGATACTAGTCGGTGAGATGCGTGATTTTGAGACGGTTGACCTCGCACTGGCGGCCGCAGAGACAGGCCACCTTGTGTTGACCACACTTCACACCTTGGACGCAGTCGAAACGATCAACCGCATCGTTGCTTTCTATCCTCCGCACCAGCAACAACAAATAAGGATGGAGCTCGCGGCGATCATCAAGGGTATCGTGTCGCAACGTCTCATGCCGAAGTCAGATGGCAAGGGGCGTATTCCTGCGGTCGAGGTTCTGGTAGCCACGGCACTGATCCGCGACAAGATAACTGACAGAGAGAAGACGATGGAGATCAAGGAGGCAATTGCCGACGGGGTGGCTCAGTATGGGATGCAGACTTTTGACCAGTGCTTGATAAAGCTCTTCAATCGGAAGCTTATCACGCTCGACACGGCCATGCGGTATTGCTCCAACCCGGATGACTTCATGCTCAAGATCAAGGGAATCAGCTCCACGAGCGACATGGCAAAAGCCGAGGAAGCCGAGGATGTCGCCTCAGGATTGGAGCAGGAAGAGGCATCGTTCGATTTCTCCAACACCCTTGAGGAGTAAAGCGGTAGCCAGAGAGATTGACTCTTGCTTTCCTGCTTGTTCACAAGTGTGAATCAACCGGAACCGACGCCCGAGGCGCAGAAGGGGTATCGCGAGGCCAAGCAGGCGGCGCTCAAGCTCCTCGCCGCCCGTTCCCTGTCAGTTGCCGAGCTGAGGCAAAAGCTCACCTCGCGGGGCTTCGAGGGCGAGGCGACGGAGGCCGTAATCCGGGAGCTTCTGGCAAAGCGATTCCTCGACGATGAGGGGCTTTCGGAGCTTTATGTTCAGAGTCTGCTCGAGCGCAAAGCCTATGGTAGGCGTTGGTTCTTCCAAAAGTTGCTCAAAAGAGGCATAGACGGGGACACAATCCAGAAGGTCCTGAACAAGGTTTATGACGAGATTGACGAAGGCCAGCTCGTCTATGAGGCCGCAGTCGGGAAGCTGCGAGGCCTGCGGAACATAGAGCCGCGGGCGAGGTTGGCAAAGGTCGCGAGGTTCTTAAGCAACAGAGGTTTTCCAGACAGTCTGATAATGCAGGTCATCAACGAACGACTATCGAGCGAATTTGGTGCAGAGAATGAAAACGGCGAGTGAGCTTAGAGACCTGTTCCTGGGCTACTTCACAGACAAAGGGCACAAGCTCGTGCGGTCTGCCCCCCTCATTCCCGCAAAGGACCCAACACTCCTGTTCACGAACGCCGGGATGGTCCAGTTCAAGGATACGTTTCTCGGCAAAGACAGGAGGCCCTATCGTCGGGCCACCTCGAGCCAGAAATGCCTGCGCGTATCGGGCAAGCACAACGACCTGGAACAGGTCGGATACACGCTGAGGCACAACACTTTCTTCGAGATGCTGGGCAACTTCTCCTTTGGCGACTACTTCAAGGAGAAGGCCATAGAGTTTGCCTGGGAGTTCATGGTGCAAGTCGCTAACGTCCCCGCCGACCGACTCTGGATCTCCGTCTATGAGAAAGATGACGAGTCGCGACGCCTTTGGGAAGATATTGGCGTGAGCGCGGACCGCATCGTCGGGCTTGGCGAGAAGGATAACTTCTGGTCGATGGGTGATGTGGGGCCGTGTGGACCGTGCAGCGAGATATACTTCGATTTCGGGGCTGATGTTGGATGTGGGAATCGCGACTGTGCGCCGGGCTGCGACTGCGATCGCTTCTCTGAGATATGGAACTTGGTCTTCATGCAATTCGATCGTGACTCGGATGGCGTCTTGCATCCACTTCCGGCGCCGTCAGTCGATACTGGCATGGGCCTCGAGCGACTCGCCTGCGTCTGCCAGGGCAAACAGTCGATCTTCGATACTGACCTCTTCGTCCCGATTAAACGAGCTTTGAGCGAACTATGCGAGGTGCAGGTAACAGGCGAAGGGCAGGAGGGCATAGCATTCAGGGCAATATCGGACCACATCAGGTCTCACTGCTTTCTACTTGCTGACGGTATCACGCCCGCCAACGAAGGCCGGGGCTACGTTCTTCGCCGACTCATCCGCCGGGCCGCTCGGTTTGGCCAGGTTCTTGGCCTTCACGAGCCGTTTCTGTTCAAGCTGGCCGCCGAAGTCATCTCGCAGATGGGAAGCACTTATCAGGAGCTTCACGCCCAGCAAGAGATGATAACGAAGGTCATCAAAAGCGAGGAAGAACGGTTTCAGGGCACTCTAAATCGAGCGATGCCGCAAGTTGAGGAGTATGTGCAGGAGGTTAAAGCGGCCGGCGGCACGATGCTTGACGGCGAGCGCGTCTTCTCGTTTTACGATACGTTCGGGTTCCCGCTCGAACTCGTGCGCGACATCGCGAAGGAAAACGGGCTCTCCGTCGATGAGAGAGGTTTTGAGCGAGCGATGCTTGGCCAGAAGGAAAGAGCAAGGACCGCGACAAGCGGACAACTCGAGGCACAGGCCGAGGACGCCTCGCACGCCGACCTTGGTCCGTCGCGTTTTGCGGGTTATCAGAACCTCGATATTGGCGAATGCCGTGTCGAGTCGACAATGGGGGGCATCACGGCGGGCAACGAGGTTCAGCTCGTGCTGGACAGGACGCCTTTTTATGCTGAGTCTGGCGGCCAGGTATCGGACACCGGTCAAATAGTCTCTGAAAACGCTGTTGTTAGGGTTTCGTCCGTCCATAAAACCGCGCGAGGCGCCATAATCCATCGTGGTGTGCTGACCGGCAAAATGATCGCCGGCGATAGCGTCCGATGCCAGGTCAATTGCGAGCGGAGGCAGGCAATCGCGAGAAGCCACACAGCAACTCACCTGCTGAATTACGCATTGCGCTCCATTCTTGGGCATCACGTCAAGCAGTCTGGGTCTCTAGTTGAGCCCGACAGGCTCCGTTTCGACTTCACTCATTTTGGGCCGGTCTCGGAGCGCGAGCTTGAGATGATAGAATCGCAAGTGAACGAGAAGATAAGAGACGACGCGCAGGTGATTGCTGAGCAGATGTCGTTCGATGAGGCAACGGCATCAGGCGCGCTCGCCTTCTTTGGGGAGAAATACGGCGACGTCGTTCGGATGGTTGACGCAGGCGGTTTCAGCAGGGAGTTATGCGGTGGCACGCACGTGGACCGAACGGGGTGCATAGGGCTGTTCAGAGTGCTGAGCGCCTCCAGCGTCTCGGCGGGTGTGAGACGCGTTGAGGCGCTTACGGGCGAGAAAGCTCTGGAATATGACAATCGGCGGCTGCGTGAGCTTCAGGGAGTCTCCGAGAAACTCAAGACGCCAGTTAAGAGCGTCCCTGAGCGTGTGGAATCGCTTATCGATGAGGTCAAGTCCTTGCGAAAAGAGCTGGTTCGTGCGAAGGAGCTCTTCATTAAGTCAAAGGTGAGCGATCTCGTGAGGGGAGCGGCGGAGGTGGACGGCGTCAAGCTGGTGACCGCTAACATGGGTGAGGAGGATGCCGATTTCCTGCGCAGACTTTGCGATGGGCTAAAGGACTCAGGCTTTCACGGGGTCGCGGTCCTCGGCGCTGTTGCCAAACACAAGGTCATCCTGATATGTTCGGTTACCCAAGACTTGACAAACAGGCTAGACGCAGGCCATATCATAAGGAAGGTTGCCGCGGGCGTTGGCGGCAGCGGCGGCGGGCGTAGGGACTTGGCGCAGGCCGGTGGCTCGCGCCCCGAGCGGCTTGACGAGTCGCTTTCGCAGGTTAGCGAAGTGGTTTCAGAGGCTTTGGCAGGTGAAGAGG from bacterium carries:
- a CDS encoding PilT/PilU family type 4a pilus ATPase, producing the protein MVEINDLLELAVARGASDLHIKIGAQPVIRVDGHLATMIDQKRLTPDDTLHLAFSMMTPGQREKFRKHKQIDLAHAVPGLGRFRVSAFQQRGTVSVVLRVVPTKILGFKDLYLPPVMEKLSMENRGLVILTGTTGSGKSTTLAAMIDYMNVHRVEHIVTIEDPIEFLHRDKRCIINQREVGSDTESFAGALKVTLRQDPDVILVGEMRDFETVDLALAAAETGHLVLTTLHTLDAVETINRIVAFYPPHQQQQIRMELAAIIKGIVSQRLMPKSDGKGRIPAVEVLVATALIRDKITDREKTMEIKEAIADGVAQYGMQTFDQCLIKLFNRKLITLDTAMRYCSNPDDFMLKIKGISSTSDMAKAEEAEDVASGLEQEEASFDFSNTLEE
- a CDS encoding regulatory protein RecX, whose product is MNQPEPTPEAQKGYREAKQAALKLLAARSLSVAELRQKLTSRGFEGEATEAVIRELLAKRFLDDEGLSELYVQSLLERKAYGRRWFFQKLLKRGIDGDTIQKVLNKVYDEIDEGQLVYEAAVGKLRGLRNIEPRARLAKVARFLSNRGFPDSLIMQVINERLSSEFGAENENGE
- the alaS gene encoding alanine--tRNA ligase, which encodes MKTASELRDLFLGYFTDKGHKLVRSAPLIPAKDPTLLFTNAGMVQFKDTFLGKDRRPYRRATSSQKCLRVSGKHNDLEQVGYTLRHNTFFEMLGNFSFGDYFKEKAIEFAWEFMVQVANVPADRLWISVYEKDDESRRLWEDIGVSADRIVGLGEKDNFWSMGDVGPCGPCSEIYFDFGADVGCGNRDCAPGCDCDRFSEIWNLVFMQFDRDSDGVLHPLPAPSVDTGMGLERLACVCQGKQSIFDTDLFVPIKRALSELCEVQVTGEGQEGIAFRAISDHIRSHCFLLADGITPANEGRGYVLRRLIRRAARFGQVLGLHEPFLFKLAAEVISQMGSTYQELHAQQEMITKVIKSEEERFQGTLNRAMPQVEEYVQEVKAAGGTMLDGERVFSFYDTFGFPLELVRDIAKENGLSVDERGFERAMLGQKERARTATSGQLEAQAEDASHADLGPSRFAGYQNLDIGECRVESTMGGITAGNEVQLVLDRTPFYAESGGQVSDTGQIVSENAVVRVSSVHKTARGAIIHRGVLTGKMIAGDSVRCQVNCERRQAIARSHTATHLLNYALRSILGHHVKQSGSLVEPDRLRFDFTHFGPVSERELEMIESQVNEKIRDDAQVIAEQMSFDEATASGALAFFGEKYGDVVRMVDAGGFSRELCGGTHVDRTGCIGLFRVLSASSVSAGVRRVEALTGEKALEYDNRRLRELQGVSEKLKTPVKSVPERVESLIDEVKSLRKELVRAKELFIKSKVSDLVRGAAEVDGVKLVTANMGEEDADFLRRLCDGLKDSGFHGVAVLGAVAKHKVILICSVTQDLTNRLDAGHIIRKVAAGVGGSGGGRRDLAQAGGSRPERLDESLSQVSEVVSEALAGEEESS